A stretch of DNA from Halorubrum sp. BOL3-1:
GCGGTTCTCCGCGAAGAAGGTCAACAGCCGCTCGGGGACCGTCTCCGCCGGGGTTTCCAGGGCGTCAGGGCGGACTGTCACGTCGCCCTCGACGTCGAGACCGGCGAACTCCTCGTCGACCACGATCACGGACGCGTACGAGCGCCCGAGTTCGGAGACGTCGCGAGCGTCCTCGACGGTCTCGACGGAGAGCTCGGGGACGGCGGTCTCGGCGCGCGCGAGCGTCTCTGCGTCGGCGGTCGCGAGACAGCGGTCGCGGACGCGGACGGTCGGGGGGTCCGAGAGGGGCGCGCAGTCCGCGAGCGCCTCGCGGACGGCCGGGTCGGGGTCGCGCTCCGTCGCCGCGGCCGCGAACGACTGCGCCTCCGCGATCCGCGAGGCGGACGCGCTGGGGTAGAAGGTCTCCAGCCGCTTGGCCGCGTAGTCGGTGACCGTGCGCTCGCGCAGCAGGTCGATCGCCTCGCGGTACAGCTCGCGGGCGCGGTCGGTGACCAGCACGCGCCCCTCGTCGCCGTGGCGGCGCCGGATCGCTCCCCGGGCGATCCGGGCCGCGCGCGCCTCGTTGACGCCCGGGGCGCGGGCGATGGCGGCCACGTCGCCGGACTCGACGGTCGCGGCCGGGTCGTCGAGCTCGCGCAGCGCCGCGGCCGTCTTGGCGCCGACACCGGGGATCGCCTCCAGCTCCATCTACCCGCGAGTATCGCGGCAACGGTCTAAAGCGTGCGGGTCGCTGCCGAGGGACGACGACTTTTTTCACGCCCGCCGCCAACGCCGGCCATGAGCGAACACGCGCGCCCCGTCGGCGACGGGTCGCTCGACCCCGAGACGGCGGCGAAGGCGAGGAGCGCTCGCGACGCGCTCGGCGAGCGCGACGGCGTCCTCGTCGCGTTCTCGGGCGGCGTCGACTCCTCCGTGGTCGCGGCGCTCGCCCGCGACGCGCTGGGCGGCGACGCGGTGGCGTGTACCGCCCGCAGCGAGACGCTCCCGGCGGCGGAGCTGGGGGACGCGAAGCGGGTCGCAGGCGAGGTCGGAATCCGCCACGAGACGGTGACGTTCTCGGAGCTGGACGACCCGGAGTTCGTCGCTAACGACGGCGACCGCTGTTACCACTGCCGGACGATGCGGCTCGGCCGGATGTACGAGACCGCCCGCGACCTCGGGATCGACACCGTCTGCGACGGGACGAACGCCGACGACCCCGGGGAGGGCCACCGCCCGGGCCTCCGCGCAGTCGAGGAGCTCGACGTGTTCTCGCCGCTGCTCGACGCGGGGATCTCGAAGGAGGAGGTCCGCGCGGTCGCGGAGTCCTACGACCTGTCGGTGTCCGACAAGCCCTCGATGGCGTGTCTCTCCTCGCGGATCCCGACCGGACTGGAGGTGACAGAGGAGCGGCTGACCCGGATCGAGAAGGCCGAGCGGGTGCTCCGCGAGTGGGGATTCGAGGGGTTCCGCGTCCGCGACCACGACGGTCTCGCGCGCGTCGAGATCGCGCCCGACGAACTGGAGCGCGCGCTCGATCCCGCGTTCGCCGACGCGGTCCACGAACACCTCACCGACCTCGGCTTCGAGTACGTCACGCTCGACATGGCCGGCTACCGGACGGGGAGCGTGAGTCCGGGCGGCGCGGACGAGGGCGGTTCGAACGGCGCGGACGGCACGGACGGCGAGCGGGGTTCGAACGGCGCGGACGACGACCGCGAATCGGGCGAGGGAACGGACGACGGCGTCGACATCGGCCGTCGATACCCGCGCTGAAGGAACTGCTGCGCCGCGTTGACGGCCGGTAACGGCGTTATCACCCGGGAGAACCCGGCGCGAACGCTTATATACCGTGTTACTGAATCGACATCTATGCGCCAGGCGCAGACGCTCGCGGTGATCGCCGGCGGCGTCGGCGGGTCGGTCGGCGCCTTCGTCGGCGTCGCGGTCGGCGGGTCCGCGGTGTCGGTGACGCTGACGACCCTCGGGGTCGCCGTCCTCGTCGGCGTCGGGGTCATCGCGAGCGCGGTCGTCGCCGGCGACGTGGAGTTCCTCGCCGACGCGGACGGCGAGTGAGCCGTCGACCGCGCGCTTCAAGGTCCCGCCGTGACGAGCGAGTGCCATGAGTCTCATCGCGTTCGACTTCGACGGGACGCTCTCCGACTCCGAGATGACGGTGCTACTCGCGGAGCGGGCCGGCGTCGCCGACGAGGTCGCCGGGATCACCGAGCGGGCGATGAACGACGAGATCAGCTACGCCGAGAGCCTCTACCGACGCGCGGAGCTACTGGAGGGGCTCTCCGAGTCGGACGCCGCCGACGCGTTCGGCGCGGTCAAGATTCGTCCCGGCGCCGCGCGCCTCGTCGAGCGCCTGCGCGACGAGGGGCACCACGTCGCCGTGCTCACGGGCGGGTTCGAGCGCGGCGTCGAGGCGGCGCTGGACCGAGAGGGCGTCGCGGTCGACACGATCGTCGCGAACCGCCTGCCGACCGGGGCGGACGGGGCGCTCACCGGCGAGGCCGAGGGACCGCTCGTCGAGGGGACGAAAGACGACGCGCTCGCGGAGCTGGCGGCCGGTGTCGGCGTGCCGACGGCCGACACGGTGGCGGTCGGTGACGGCGCGAACGACCTGCCGATGCTGGAGGTCGCGGGTCTCGCCGTCGGCTTCGTCCCGAAGTCGGCGGTCCGGCCCGTCTGCGACGCCGTCGTCGCCTCCATGTACCGGCTCGGGAAGGTGTTGGAGGCGCACGG
This window harbors:
- the serB gene encoding phosphoserine phosphatase SerB, giving the protein MSLIAFDFDGTLSDSEMTVLLAERAGVADEVAGITERAMNDEISYAESLYRRAELLEGLSESDAADAFGAVKIRPGAARLVERLRDEGHHVAVLTGGFERGVEAALDREGVAVDTIVANRLPTGADGALTGEAEGPLVEGTKDDALAELAAGVGVPTADTVAVGDGANDLPMLEVAGLAVGFVPKSAVRPVCDAVVASMYRLGKVLEAHGVLAAAE
- the larE gene encoding ATP-dependent sacrificial sulfur transferase LarE, which codes for MSEHARPVGDGSLDPETAAKARSARDALGERDGVLVAFSGGVDSSVVAALARDALGGDAVACTARSETLPAAELGDAKRVAGEVGIRHETVTFSELDDPEFVANDGDRCYHCRTMRLGRMYETARDLGIDTVCDGTNADDPGEGHRPGLRAVEELDVFSPLLDAGISKEEVRAVAESYDLSVSDKPSMACLSSRIPTGLEVTEERLTRIEKAERVLREWGFEGFRVRDHDGLARVEIAPDELERALDPAFADAVHEHLTDLGFEYVTLDMAGYRTGSVSPGGADEGGSNGADGTDGERGSNGADDDRESGEGTDDGVDIGRRYPR